Proteins encoded within one genomic window of Macaca fascicularis isolate 582-1 chromosome 16, T2T-MFA8v1.1:
- the LOC135967967 gene encoding uncharacterized protein isoform X1: MPAAPSPTPPPAGARIPRPPGLQRQPPAGPPPHHRSPPAPPRTRPLPPHPRPGAPRCRRCLKGPQPDFQVGSASGPGAAGPVRMREARAASRVTAVPTVVLETGPLRLGKAGALRGGAWVSGLRGSCLTSPRGRQERLRTDAGSRTAPARMTKAQAESAGSGASSQPQACPDGVGERLRTDAGSRTAPARMTKAQAESAGSGASSQPQACPDGVGVSLPKSLAPVISTTGPPACPWAALSPEGPSRAEREPAASGGLCACGGCVSVPLLPCDCVCLRLSHPLLSLWPSLSVCVFPSFCRFVCACPCAWVRSDECARCAQRRLLARRPGSAEPLSSASVPGSCGGLVSGFRRRSTWGP, from the exons ATGCCCGcggccccttctcccacgccgccccctgctggagcccggatcccgCGGCCGCCGGGGCTGCAGCGGCAGCCCCCAGCGggcccccccccccaccaccgctccccccccgccccaccgcgcacacgccccctcccaccccatccccggcccgGCGCCCCGCGctgccgccgttgtttaaaggggccgcagcctgacttccaggtggggagcgcgagtgggcccggcgcggcagggccagtgcgcatgcgcgaggcgcgagcggcctctcgcgtcacagcggttcccacggttgtcctagaaaccggccccctgaggcttggcaaagcaggagccctccgtggcggtgcttgggtgtcggggctgcgaggctcctgcctcacctctccacggggtcgacaggaacgtctccggacggacgccgggagtcgcaccgcgccggccaggatgacaaaagcGCAGGCGGAGTCCgcgggaagcggcgcgtcgtcccagcctcaggcctgcccggacggtgttggg gaacgtctccggacggacgccgggagtcgcaccgcgccggccaggatgacaaaagcGCAGGCGGAGTCCgcgggaagcggcgcgtcgtcccagcctcaggcctgcccggacggtgttggggtgagtctccccaaaagtcttgcccccgtgatctccaccacgggtccgcccgcctgtccgtgggctgctctctcccccgaggggccttcacgcgcGGAGCGggagcctgcagcgtcaggggggctgtgtgcctgcgggggctgcgtttctgtgccgctgctgccgtgtgactgtgtgtgtctgcgtctctcccatcctctcttgtctctctggccctcactctctgtgtgtgtctttccctctttctgccggttcgtgtgtgcgtgcccgtgtgcgtgggtgcgttcggacgaatgcgcccggtgcgcccaaaggcgactgcttgcgcgtcggcctggctctgccgagcctctttcttctgcctctgtgcctgggtcttgcggcgggctcgtcagtggtttccgccgccgttccacttggggtccctga
- the LOC141408768 gene encoding uncharacterized protein codes for MREARAASRVTAVPTVVLETGPLRLGKAGALRGGAWVSGLRGSCLTSPRGRQERLRTDAGSRTAPARMTKAQAESAGSGASSQPQACPDGVGERLRTDAGSRTAPARMTKAQAESAGSGASSQPQACPDGVGVSLPKSLAPVISTTGPPACPWAALSPEGPSRAEREPAASGGLCACGGCVSVPLLPCDCVCLRLSHPLLSLWPSLSVCVFPSFCRFVCACPCAWVRSDECARCAQRRLLARRPGSAEPLSSASVPGSCGGLVSGFRRRSTWGP; via the exons atgcgcgaggcgcgagcggcctctcgcgtcacagcggttcccacggttgtcctagaaaccggccccctgaggcttggcaaagcaggagccctccgtggcggtgcttgggtgtcggggctgcgaggctcctgcctcacctctccacggggtcgacaggaacgtctccggacggacgccgggagtcgcaccgcgccggccaggatgacaaaagcGCAGGCGGAGTCCgcgggaagcggcgcgtcgtcccagcctcaggcctgcccggacggtgttggg gaacgtctccggacggacgccgggagtcgcaccgcgccggccaggatgacaaaagcGCAGGCGGAGTCCgcgggaagcggcgcgtcgtcccagcctcaggcctgcccggacggtgttggggtgagtctccccaaaagtcttgcccccgtgatctccaccacgggtccgcccgcctgtccgtgggctgctctctcccccgaggggccttcacgcgcGGAGCGggagcctgcagcgtcaggggggctgtgtgcctgcgggggctgcgtttctgtgccgctgctgccgtgtgactgtgtgtgtctgcgtctctcccatcctctcttgtctctctggccctcactctctgtgtgtgtctttccctctttctgccggttcgtgtgtgcgtgcccgtgtgcgtgggtgcgttcggacgaatgcgcccggtgcgcccaaaggcgactgcttgcgcgtcggcctggctctgccgagcctctttcttctgcctctgtgcctgggtcttgcggcgggctcgtcagtggtttccgccgccgttccacttggggtccctga
- the LOC135967967 gene encoding uncharacterized protein isoform X2: protein MMASPSSLTRRAPKSHLKRSPETPAEALKLPLHRWKSAQGGPEDRTPGVLGLGSPRPLLPRRPLLEPGSRGRRGCSGSPQRAPPHPRSPPPHRAHIPSHPIPGPGAPRSRRCLKGPQPDFQVGSASGPGAAGPVRMREARAASRVTAVPTVVLETGPLRLGKAGALRGGAWVSGLRGSCLTSPRGRQERLRTDAGSRTAPARMTKAQAESAGSGASSQPQACPDGVGERLRTDAGSRTAPARMTKAQAESGGSGAPSQPQACPDGVGNLALSPRLECNGVISAHCNL, encoded by the exons atgatggcgagtccgtcctctctcacccggagggctccaaaatcccatctcaagaggagtcctgagaccccagcggaggccctgaagctccccctccaccggtggaagtcggctcaaggaggtcctgaagacaggactccgggggtcttgggaCTGGGATCCCCGcggccccttctcccacgccgccccctgctggagcccggatcccgCGGCCGCCGGGGCTGCAGCGGCAGCCCCCAGCGggcccccccccacccccgctcccccccgccccaccgcgcacacatcccctcccaccccatccccggccccGGCGccccgcgcagccgccgttgtttaaaggggccgcagcctgacttccaggtggggagcgcgagtgggcccggcgcggcagggccagtgcgcatgcgcgaggcgcgagcggcctctcgcgtcacagcggttcccacggttgtcctagaaaccggccccctgaggcttggcaaagcaggagccctccgtggcggtgcttgggtgtcggggctgcgaggctcctgcctcacctctccacggggtcgacaggaacgtctccggacggacgccgggagtcgcaccgcgccggccaggatgacaaaagcGCAGGCGGAGTCCgcgggaagcggcgcgtcgtcccagcctcaggcctgcccggacggtgttggg gaacgtctccggacggacgccgggagtcgcaccgcgccggccaggatgacaaaagcgcaggcggagtccgggggaagcggcgcgccgtcccagcctcaggcctgcccggacggtgttggg
- the LOC135967967 gene encoding uncharacterized protein isoform X3 gives MMASPSSLTRRAPKSHLKRSPETPAEALKLPLHRWKSAQGGPEDRTPGVLGLGSPRPLLPRRPLLEPGSRGRRGCSGSPQRAPPHPRSPPPHRAHIPSHPIPGPGAPRSRRCLKGPQPDFQVGSASGPGAAGPVRMREARAASRVTAVPTVVLETGPLRLGKAGALRGGAWVSGLRGSCLTSPRGRQERLRTDAGSRTAPARMTKAQAESAGSGASSQPQACPDGVGERLRTDAGSRTAPARMTKAQAESGGSGAPSQPQACPDGVGVRLGGNFWRVGWC, from the exons atgatggcgagtccgtcctctctcacccggagggctccaaaatcccatctcaagaggagtcctgagaccccagcggaggccctgaagctccccctccaccggtggaagtcggctcaaggaggtcctgaagacaggactccgggggtcttgggaCTGGGATCCCCGcggccccttctcccacgccgccccctgctggagcccggatcccgCGGCCGCCGGGGCTGCAGCGGCAGCCCCCAGCGggcccccccccacccccgctcccccccgccccaccgcgcacacatcccctcccaccccatccccggccccGGCGccccgcgcagccgccgttgtttaaaggggccgcagcctgacttccaggtggggagcgcgagtgggcccggcgcggcagggccagtgcgcatgcgcgaggcgcgagcggcctctcgcgtcacagcggttcccacggttgtcctagaaaccggccccctgaggcttggcaaagcaggagccctccgtggcggtgcttgggtgtcggggctgcgaggctcctgcctcacctctccacggggtcgacaggaacgtctccggacggacgccgggagtcgcaccgcgccggccaggatgacaaaagcGCAGGCGGAGTCCgcgggaagcggcgcgtcgtcccagcctcaggcctgcccggacggtgttggg gaacgtctccggacggacgccgggagtcgcaccgcgccggccaggatgacaaaagcgcaggcggagtccgggggaagcggcgcgccgtcccagcctcaggcctgcccggacggtgttggg